In the genome of Phacochoerus africanus isolate WHEZ1 chromosome 10, ROS_Pafr_v1, whole genome shotgun sequence, one region contains:
- the SPINK2 gene encoding serine protease inhibitor Kazal-type 2 — protein sequence MAPAALRWVLLLLVWWDSAALLNAQFGQPSEYRTPSCDQYKLPGCPRDFSPVCGSDMATYPNECTLCMKIREDGRDIKVIQSGPC from the exons ATGGCGCCGGCAGCCCTGCGCTGGGTACTGTTGCTCCTGGTCTGGTGGGACTCAGCAG CCCTGTTGAATGCTCAGTTTGGTCAGCCTTCAGAATACAGAACA CCAAGCTGTGATCAGTATAAATTACCAGGATGTCCCAGGGACTTTAGCCCCGTATGTGGCAGTGACATGGCCACTTACCCCAACGAGTGCACTCTGTGCATGAAAATCAG GGAAGACGGTCGCGATATTAAAGTCATCCAGAGTGGACCGTGCTGA